Proteins co-encoded in one Capsicum annuum cultivar UCD-10X-F1 chromosome 9, UCD10Xv1.1, whole genome shotgun sequence genomic window:
- the LOC124887107 gene encoding uncharacterized protein LOC124887107, with product MLSVLSMGKAVEKEVSVDKLEESNPVESEKLNGSIDISEKEDNKKEEVKKPDPRAFTIPCIVGSTKFTKALCDIVTSINLMLIDIYKKLGLGQPTPTMMRLVMANRLVKRSVGILQDGMVKVDNFIHPSDFVILDCDVNLEVPIILGRPLLATGRVLVDMELKELKFRYREKEAIFKMQPSMKQIEEINIISVVDVF from the exons ATGTTATCTGTCCTTTCTATGGGCAAAGCTGTGGAGAAGGAGGTAAGTGTTGATAAATTGGAAGAAagtaatccagtggagtctgagaagctgaaTGGCTCTATTGACATATCAGAGAAAGAAGATAACAAGAAAGAGGAAGTT aaaaagcctgATCCTAGAGCATTTACCATACCGTGCATAGTTGGGTCCACaaagtttaccaaagctttatgtgacaTAGTAACAAGTATAAATCTGATGCTGATTGATATCTACAAGAAGCTTGGATTGGGGCAGCCTACCCCCACAATGATGCGTCTTGTTATGGCAAATAGATTGGTTAAGCGATCGGTTGGTATATTGCAGGATGGGATGGTAAAGGTGGATAATTTTATTCATCCTTCAGACTTTGTGATACTAGATTGTGATGTTAATTTAGAGgtgcccatcatcttgggtagaccattatTAGCCACGGGGAGAGTATTAGTTGATATGGAGCTCAAAGAGCTCAAGTTCAGATATAGGGAAAAGGAGGCCATATTTAAAATGCAACCTTCTATGAAGCAGATAGAGGAGATAAACATCATCTCGGTTGTGGATGTATTCTAG